A region from the Citrobacter telavivensis genome encodes:
- a CDS encoding DUF3828 domain-containing protein, translated as MEWNINTAVDHATMRTLLLISLLLMSCITHAQTPEATVRDFYHFYLTDFVSDNQENPLNSAKMQQYVAKETLTRLKAIQDIKEQEIVDADYFTYCQDYAAEWISALDVGTARDDAGGKVLDVWLGIEDGKKRKLRDYLRQEDGNWKIYRVVDVSNGFEQNIFDDNAISAARAQAATLSQH; from the coding sequence ATGGAATGGAATATCAATACAGCGGTCGATCATGCCACAATGCGCACACTATTACTGATATCACTCCTGCTGATGAGTTGCATCACTCATGCACAGACACCTGAAGCAACCGTCAGAGATTTCTATCATTTTTACCTGACAGATTTTGTCTCTGATAATCAAGAAAATCCGTTGAATTCCGCCAAAATGCAGCAATACGTCGCGAAAGAGACGCTGACCAGGCTTAAAGCCATTCAGGATATCAAGGAACAAGAGATCGTAGACGCGGACTATTTCACCTACTGCCAGGATTATGCTGCCGAATGGATATCCGCTCTCGACGTCGGAACGGCCAGGGATGATGCGGGAGGTAAAGTGCTGGATGTCTGGTTGGGTATTGAGGATGGTAAAAAACGCAAACTTCGCGACTATTTGCGCCAGGAAGACGGCAACTGGAAAATCTACCGGGTGGTAGATGTTTCCAACGGGTTTGAGCAAAACATCTTTGACGATAACGCGATTAGCGCGGCCAGAGCACAGGCCGCCACATTGTCCCAACATTAG
- a CDS encoding CidA/LrgA family protein, protein MAVAISRVTPAVMQRLQVPVQVLLYAGLFIVAQYLVSWLHLPLPANLVGMMLMLALIVCRILPLRWVRAGARWLLAEMLLFFVPAVVAVVNYAHQLLVDGWRIFSVIAISTLMVLGATAWVVDKVYRYEISRVNRD, encoded by the coding sequence ATGGCTGTGGCGATAAGCCGCGTTACGCCTGCCGTTATGCAACGACTCCAGGTTCCGGTTCAGGTACTGCTGTATGCAGGTTTGTTTATCGTTGCGCAATATCTGGTTTCCTGGCTGCATCTGCCGCTACCGGCCAATCTGGTGGGGATGATGCTGATGCTGGCGCTGATTGTTTGTCGCATCCTTCCATTGCGCTGGGTTCGCGCCGGGGCGCGCTGGCTGCTGGCGGAGATGCTGCTGTTCTTTGTTCCGGCGGTGGTGGCGGTAGTGAACTATGCCCATCAGCTACTGGTGGACGGCTGGCGGATTTTTTCGGTCATTGCGATCAGCACGCTAATGGTGCTTGGTGCAACGGCGTGGGTAGTGGATAAAGTCTATCGTTATGAAATAAGCAGGGTAAACCGTGACTAA
- a CDS encoding LrgB family protein: protein MTNLQLSVLCLAITLIIYFANKRLYRRFRKLPLMPLVLTPALLVLMLVFGHISWQSYIGESHWLLWLLGPATIAFAVPVYDNFAIIKRHWMSLTAGVVTATVVAVTSSVWLARLFTLPDEIQRSLAVRSVTTPFALAAAEPLGGQPDLVALFVVVTGVFGMAVGDALFLRLSIREGMAKGAGFGAASHGAGTARSYELGQQEGVVASLVMMLSGVVMVLVAPLVAKLMF, encoded by the coding sequence GTGACTAATCTCCAGCTCAGCGTGCTTTGTCTGGCGATCACGTTGATTATCTATTTCGCCAATAAACGCCTGTACCGTCGTTTTCGTAAGCTGCCGCTGATGCCGCTGGTACTCACGCCCGCGCTGCTGGTGCTGATGCTGGTATTTGGTCATATCTCCTGGCAAAGCTACATCGGTGAATCACACTGGTTGCTGTGGCTGCTTGGTCCGGCAACGATCGCCTTTGCTGTGCCGGTTTACGACAATTTTGCCATTATCAAACGTCACTGGATGTCGCTTACCGCAGGCGTGGTAACGGCAACGGTGGTCGCGGTGACCAGTTCAGTCTGGCTGGCACGTTTATTTACCCTGCCGGACGAAATTCAACGCAGCCTGGCGGTGCGTTCGGTGACCACGCCGTTTGCCCTGGCGGCGGCTGAACCGCTGGGTGGGCAGCCAGATTTAGTGGCGCTGTTCGTGGTGGTGACCGGCGTATTTGGCATGGCGGTCGGCGATGCGCTGTTTTTGCGTCTGTCGATTCGTGAAGGGATGGCGAAAGGTGCGGGATTTGGCGCGGCTTCGCACGGGGCAGGGACGGCGCGCTCGTATGAGCTTGGCCAGCAGGAGGGCGTGGTCGCCAGTCTGGTGATGATGCTTTCCGGTGTGGTGATGGTACTGGTTGCGCCGCTGGTAGCGAAGCTGATGTTCTGA